From the genome of Pseudomonadota bacterium, one region includes:
- a CDS encoding IS630 family transposase, with protein KTQCLERRIGDREVLCRELAAWERTRNRQGARIEWLFTVDKARKKLGRVYPVPTQTQHLAA; from the coding sequence TGAAGACGCAGTGTCTCGAAAGACGGATCGGGGACCGTGAAGTCCTCTGCCGCGAGCTCGCAGCCTGGGAACGCACCCGCAACCGTCAGGGCGCCCGCATCGAGTGGCTCTTTACTGTCGACAAGGCGCGCAAGAAGCTGGGTCGCGTCTACCCCGTCCCCACCCAGACTCAGCACCTCGCCGCCTGA